A single genomic interval of Helianthus annuus cultivar XRQ/B chromosome 13, HanXRQr2.0-SUNRISE, whole genome shotgun sequence harbors:
- the LOC110901114 gene encoding uncharacterized protein LOC110901114 has protein sequence MAARDVIICPKIQEKLEFSKAASYRCEVYPSSYQVFQVRDFDDVSVDLEKRSCTCRKWDLRGYPCKHVCTVAGFLHKNAEDYVDVCYHKDTYMKAYEFSIPPLPSERYWTKINQPMDPPPIKSAPGRPKKNRKRDPHEDPKRPGKLTKHGVIMKCSNCGARGHNKRKCTEKGKTTEGGSAPKRQKKSTKKATKQSTQEATQQSTHEATQQSTLEATQQSTQEATQKSTKKGTKSSQKGINKSSHKCCLTFSVVD, from the exons ATGGCTGCCAGAGATGTTATCATATGCCCTAAAATCCAGGAAAAACTTGAATTTTCAAAAGCTGCTTCTTATAGATGTGAGGTGTATCCCTCATCATATCAAGTTTTTCAAGTAAGGGATTTTGATGATGTCTCTGTGGATCTAGAAAAGAGAAGCTGCACATGTAGAAAATGGGATTTAAGGGGATATCCTTGTAAACATGTATGTACTGTTGCTGGTTTTTTACATAAGAATGCTGAAGACTATGTTGATGTGTGTTATCACAAAGATACATACATGAAGGCTTATGAGTTCTCAATACCTCCATTGCCTAGTGAAAGGTATTGGACCAAGATCAATCAGCCAATGGATCCACCACCAATCAAATCTGCTCCTGGTAGGCCCAAGAAGAATAGGAAGAGGGATCCTCATGAAGATCCAAAAAGGCCTGGGAAACTCACAAAGCATGGGGTTATAATGAAATGTAGTAACTGTGGGGCTAGAGGTCACAACAAAAGAAAATGCACTGAGAAGGGGAAAACAACTGAAG GTGGTTCTGCTCCAAAGAGACAGAAGAAgtcaactaaaaaggcaacaaaGCAGTCCACTCAAGAGGCAACCCAGCAGTCCACTCATGAGGCAACCCAGCAGTCCACTCTTGAGGCAACCCAGCAGTCCACTCAAGAGGCAACTCAGAAATCTACTAAAAAAGGAACCAAGTCAAGTCAAAAGGGAATCAACAAGTCAAGTCATAAG TGTTGTTTGACTTTTTCTGTTGTTGATTGA